The genomic window GCGTTATTATGTTGGTCGAGTGGGTAGCCGTCTTCAATTAATAATGAACGTAAGCGTTGATTCTGTTCATTATAGACAAGTTTATTAAAATCATTAGCGTTGAGCGATAAAATAGGTTTAGGCTGATAAAGCGATTGATTCATAACTGCAACAATACCATTGTTATCTCTGGTGGCGTTATTTGACAATGGAGTTTGCGCTATTTCTTGGTTTTGTTGTATCAGATTTGTTAGCGTTTTTTCGCTGCTCGTCGCATGCTTTTCACTTGATCTATTTTCGTTCTCTATTATTTGGTGCCGAGTAGGATCGAATATAGACAAAAGCCCGTGAGATAGTGAAGGCGTTGAATCGATAGGCGGCATTTAACGATCCCTTATGTAATTAAAATGTAAAAATATAGTAAGTGACGATTAAATACTTTCATAAAAAAACTTTTGCTATTTATTTACAGGATCTAATAAATAACAGACGAAGTGATGAAGAGAGCAAGGTGAATGTTTGCTAAGGATGGTTATTGCTTTTATGTTGTCTTTTTTAGATGAGTTAATCGGCCCAGCTAGTGTAAGTGTGTTATTGGTAAAATATGATCCAGTTATTTTTTATATTGTCATTGATTGTTTTAATGCAGAATTGATCAGTTGAGTTTATCCCAACTGATCAACAAATTTATAATTTTTGATATTTAGTTAGCATTAATGCCATGCTAGTAACTAAAATTAAAATATAAACCATCCATAGATATAAATTCATTTCAATAAAGAAACTACCTATCCCTCCGATGATAGAGGGAATAACTAAGGAAGCTGAACCCATTAACGCTGATGTTGCTCCCAGGCTATTTTTTTGGCTACTCATTGTTAGATAGGTATATAGAGATTCGAATAACCCACCAGTAAACATAATGATGGCAAAGAATGCAAAGAAAGTGATGGTATTATTTTGGTAGATAAATATAGGAATAAATAAAATTATTAATATTTGCAGCGATCTTAGCCAAATAGATAAAATTTTTGTGGCACTAAATTTCCGTAGCAATTTGCTGGATAAAAATGCGCCTGCCAGTAAAAAAAGCCCGATAATAGCCGAGTAGATACCGAATATTGAGGCGCTAGCACCAAATTTGATCATAAAAATAAATGGCGCCGCGGTTACATAACAATAAATTAATGAAAAAGATAAACCGAGCGATAAACAAGGTAAATAGAATTTGGGTTGGCAGGCAATATATTGATATATATTACTGGTTTTGCGCCAAGAAAAAATTGTCCGTTTTTTTACTGTTAACGTTTCTGGAAAAGCAAAAAAGACATAGACAATGGTAATTAAGGCGTAGATAAAAATTAAGCCGAATATACTGCGCCATCCCCATAAATCATTGATAAAACCGCCAATTAATGGTGAAGCAATCGGGACAAAGCCTTCAATCGTAATGATGATGCTATATAGTAGAGCGGCAACAGTTCCTCGCGAAACATCACGTACTGCGCTGACGGAGGTGACTAAGGTGATTGAGATACTCAATCCTTGGATAACACGAATAACAAGAAAAGCAGGTAGACTTTCTGTCTGTGTTAACATGAATGTTGTTGCTGCATAGATAGTCGCACCGGTTAACATAATTCTGCGGCGACCAATGGCATCGGAAAGTGGACCAAAGATTAATTGTCCTAAGCCAATTGCCAAGGTATAGACCATGATTGAAAGCTGGGTTGATGAGAGACTTTTATTAAATTCTTTTGCGATATCAGGAATAGAGGGCAAATAAGTATCAACCCCTAAAATACCCATCATAGTGAGCAATGCTAAGCCAAAAGTAAAGAAAGCCAAATTTTGTCTGTTAATTTTTTTCATAAATATTTCCCTTAATAGAAAATTTTATTTCAAGCATGCAGGAAAATTTCAGGATCGATATTCAAACGGAGTTGCTGCTAACTAGCAAACTTTTCTATTTTTTGTTGAGCTTTAATTTAGTTTTATCCGATTTGCGCTGTTTTTTAATCCTATTTAATTAAAATCATACAAATTGAGTAAATTAAAATGCAAATTCGTTACAGTAGGCGAGTTGTTTATTAATAGAATATTGATGAAAAAATAGATGGCAATTTACCTTGATATAATTAAATGATCATACGGCAGTGATATCTTAGAAAACTATTACAATTTAGAATAAGTTAGGGGTTAACTGGATGTTATTGTTACGCTAATTTTAATCAGTAAATATTTAGATTTTAATGATAAAGGCTCGGTAACTGACCGAGCCTGTTGTTTATTATATATTGAGGATAACTTTGGCAATTTCGAAATAAATAATCAGGCCAGTACCATCAACCAGTGTGGTGATAAATGGTGCTGAAACTACCGCCGGATCAATACCACATCTTTTAAGTAGTAGAGGAATGACCGAAGAGACAATGGCTGACCATAGAGTAATACAGATCAGTGACAGACTGACAACGATACAAATATCCCAACCAATATTCATAAAGCTGGCACGCAGGATCCCTGCTGCTCCTAAAGTGATGGCGATTAATACCGCAGTCGACATTTCTTTACGTAAGATCTGCCATAAATGGTTGATGGAAAGCTCTCCGATCGCCATTGAACGCACAATCGTTGACGTAATCTGAGTACCACTGTTACCGCCTGTTCCCACTAACAGTGGAATAAAGAAGGCTAAAGCAATTACTGCCTCTAACTGCTCTTCAAATGATTTGATGACCGTGCTGGTATATGCTTCTGCAATAAATAGTAAAAGTAACCATACACTACGTTTTTTCCACAGGGCAAAAGGACTCGTTTGAAGATAAGGTTTATCTAACGGTAAACTACCACCTTGTAGTTGAGCATCTTCGGTTGCATCATCTTCCAATATGCGATCAATTTCTCGTTCGCTAAGGGCGCCAACTAATACGCCTTTATCTAATACTGGCACCAGATCGAAACCACAGTCATGCAATGATTTTGCTAATTCAGTGCGTTTAGCATCCGGGGCAACAAAGAAAAAGTTGGGTTTCATCAGTTGGTTGATGCTATCACTATCAGTAGGATGCTTTAATAGCGATTTCACTGATAAAATACCGATTAATATTTCATTAGTCGTAATGAAAATTTGATTGGTGATACTATTTTCTTCAAGTTTTTCCAGAAAAACTTTTTTTGCTTCAGCAACAGAAATATGTTCTGGTAAAGTCATATAATTCTGTGTCATATATGAAGCGGCAGTTGGGTTTGCCTGGTCAACATGATAGCGAGGTTTAAATGTATTTTGTTGGATAGGTAAAGCCATATAAAAGTCCCCTATAGGTGTTAAAATCTCTCACCGGGGCGAACTAACGTGGGAAATAGATCCCAACGTTTAGGTTTTAGCTTCTAACAACGTATTCCAAGCGGAAAGTTACTTTTGTAAGACCTTGATTCGATCATACCTGTTTTACCAATACAAGCCTGTCTCCATGCAAGTACGGCAGTAACTTTTGTTTGTTAGGTAGCCTCGCCATAACGAGATCGTTTATTGTATTTCACGTCAACAGTGTTGAACGCCTGCGATTATAAATTTACTTATCTTGATTACAATTCTTTCTTTAAGTTGTTTAGTTAAGATTTAAGAAAGTCAAATTTTAACAGTCAAAAATAAGAAAATGTTGTCTTTATTTTATTATAAAGTAAAAGAGATGCTTGTTTGAAATATGAATGGATAAAAATTAGATGGTTTTAATCGAAATATTATAAAGGTTTTTAACTTTTTGTTTTTACTATCTTAAATAACGCCATTTATATTACATAAATGTTTCTGGTGCGATAATTGTAAATGCGCCTTTAACAATTAAAATAAATACGGCTGCCCAAATAGCTGCTGATAATAAGCAGACACTATATACCTTAGTTCGATTCATTAATAACATGCCGGCTACTAATGGAATCATGTATCTTAATACCGCAATAAAACGAGATGTAAATAACACGGTTATCCCTTGGTTTTGTAATTTGTTATGGGCATTATCAATAGTTGATTGATAACGACTAAAAAAACGGCTAAATAATTTTCTGCGGGTTATTTGATTACCCAAATAGTAGGAAATTATTGAACCAATGGTTGCACCTAAAGTAATAGCCAACCAAACTAAACTAATATTTAGTTTTGGCAGACTAGCAGTAATACCGGTTAATAACATAACGGATGCAGGTGGTAGAAAAGAAGATAAAACAATCGTAGATTTGCTCATTGCAATGCTAAATAATATGGTAAATAACCATATTGGATGTAAATTAATCTCTGACCAAAATGCATTTAGATATGTCATAAATTCTTCTGTTTTCATTGTGTTATTTTCTCTTTAGTGAGTTATTTCTGACAAAATAAAAAATATTATAATAATATAATCTATCTATATTAGCGTAAATTAAAGTTATTTAATTGTTGGTATAATAGGATTAACTTTGCTAAGTTTAAATTCAGTGATTTATGAGTAAATAAAATTTTTGCTCAAGATATGCATATGTTAGTCAATGGTTGGCTAAATGGTCAATCGCTTTAGTTAACAATATAT from Arsenophonus sp. aPb includes these protein-coding regions:
- a CDS encoding DedA family protein, which gives rise to MKTEEFMTYLNAFWSEINLHPIWLFTILFSIAMSKSTIVLSSFLPPASVMLLTGITASLPKLNISLVWLAITLGATIGSIISYYLGNQITRRKLFSRFFSRYQSTIDNAHNKLQNQGITVLFTSRFIAVLRYMIPLVAGMLLMNRTKVYSVCLLSAAIWAAVFILIVKGAFTIIAPETFM
- a CDS encoding magnesium transporter, coding for MTQNYMTLPEHISVAEAKKVFLEKLEENSITNQIFITTNEILIGILSVKSLLKHPTDSDSINQLMKPNFFFVAPDAKRTELAKSLHDCGFDLVPVLDKGVLVGALSEREIDRILEDDATEDAQLQGGSLPLDKPYLQTSPFALWKKRSVWLLLLFIAEAYTSTVIKSFEEQLEAVIALAFFIPLLVGTGGNSGTQITSTIVRSMAIGELSINHLWQILRKEMSTAVLIAITLGAAGILRASFMNIGWDICIVVSLSLICITLWSAIVSSVIPLLLKRCGIDPAVVSAPFITTLVDGTGLIIYFEIAKVILNI
- a CDS encoding MFS transporter, producing the protein MKKINRQNLAFFTFGLALLTMMGILGVDTYLPSIPDIAKEFNKSLSSTQLSIMVYTLAIGLGQLIFGPLSDAIGRRRIMLTGATIYAATTFMLTQTESLPAFLVIRVIQGLSISITLVTSVSAVRDVSRGTVAALLYSIIITIEGFVPIASPLIGGFINDLWGWRSIFGLIFIYALITIVYVFFAFPETLTVKKRTIFSWRKTSNIYQYIACQPKFYLPCLSLGLSFSLIYCYVTAAPFIFMIKFGASASIFGIYSAIIGLFLLAGAFLSSKLLRKFSATKILSIWLRSLQILIILFIPIFIYQNNTITFFAFFAIIMFTGGLFESLYTYLTMSSQKNSLGATSALMGSASLVIPSIIGGIGSFFIEMNLYLWMVYILILVTSMALMLTKYQKL